In a genomic window of Romeriopsis navalis LEGE 11480:
- a CDS encoding ATP synthase subunit I, whose product MAIYEFRNPWISPIDMEEITAEPVATSPSSSDSMADFYQLRKELLLITLGLTAIIFPCVWIIYDLNIALNYLLGGVTGVAYLRLLAKNVEQLGTDSGGGGKSHIAVFIGVMVFATQWEQLQVLPVFLGFLTFKATLLIYTLRTLMASDSQS is encoded by the coding sequence TTGGCCATTTACGAGTTTCGCAACCCTTGGATAAGCCCGATTGACATGGAGGAGATCACCGCAGAACCCGTAGCCACATCCCCATCATCTTCGGATTCGATGGCGGATTTTTACCAACTTCGCAAGGAGTTGTTATTGATTACGCTCGGTCTGACGGCAATCATCTTTCCCTGTGTGTGGATTATCTACGACCTCAATATCGCCCTGAACTATTTGCTCGGTGGTGTGACGGGGGTGGCCTATCTAAGGCTTCTGGCTAAAAATGTTGAGCAGCTAGGAACTGATTCAGGGGGCGGCGGCAAGTCCCACATAGCGGTCTTCATTGGGGTGATGGTGTTTGCCACCCAATGGGAACAGCTACAAGTACTGCCCGTTTTTCTCGGATTTCTGACCTTTAAAGCAACGCTTCTTATTTACACCCTGCGAACTTTAATGGCTTCTGACTCCCAAAGTTAG